In Thunnus thynnus chromosome 11, fThuThy2.1, whole genome shotgun sequence, the following proteins share a genomic window:
- the eef1akmt1 gene encoding EEF1A lysine methyltransferase 1 — MSDSDDDVPTLSAHTLAALQEFLSETSSGLADSTTPSDQFAVGAVEEDWRMSQFWYSDETATQLAEEVIREAGEGGRIACVSSPSVYQKLKQGVVDGSDRVSSVVLEYDRRFATYGDDFIFYDYNEPLSFPASVAPQSFDIVLADPPYLSEECLGKVAKTVKYLSKGKVLLCTGAIMESVAKDLLDVKKCSFLPQHKRNLSNEFRCFVNYPSRLLSC, encoded by the exons ATGAGTGACAGCGATGATGACGTCCCCACACTGTCAGCTCACACTCTGGCTGCCCTGCAGGAGTTCCTCAGTGAGACCAGCAGCGGTCTGGCTGACAGCACGACACCCTCGGACCAGTTCGCTGTGGGAGCAGTGGAGGAGGACTGG CGGATGAGTCAGTTCTGGTACAGTGACGAAACAGCAACACAGTTAGCTGAGGAGGTCATACGTGAAGCTGGAGAGGGAGGCAG GATAGCATGTGTGAGTTCGCCCAGTGTGTACCAGAAGCTGAAGCAGGGCGTGGTGGACGGTTCAGACCGGGTGTCTTCTGTCGTGTTGGAGTACGACCGCCGCTTCGCCACCTACGGCGATGACTTCATCTTCTACGACTACAACGAGCCGTTGTCTTTCCCGGCCAGCGTGGCTCCTCAGAGCTTCGACATCGTCCTCGCCGACCCGCCCTACCTGTCTGAGGAGTGTCTGGGCAAAGTGGCCAAAACCGTCAAGTACTTGAGCAAAGGCAAAGTGCTGCTGTGTacag GAGCCATCATGGAGAGTGTCGCTAAAGACCTTCTGGATGTAAAAAAGTGCAGCTTCCTGCCGCAGCATAAAAGAAACTTATCCAACGAGTTCCGCTGTTTCGTCAACTATCCGTCCCGCCTCCTGTCCTGCTGA